A stretch of Fulvia fulva chromosome 4, complete sequence DNA encodes these proteins:
- a CDS encoding Glucose oxidase translates to MKFSITTVTALAASLTHALPSGYQSAIHNGTTMGITNSSSTIANQTFDYVIAGGGLTGLVVASRLTEDPKVSVLVIEAGHDNHADPRINDVRNYGQSFSSERLDHQIYSTPIESQDGNGLQLVAGKTLGGSGSINGASWTKGARSQYDVLPLLTGDDSWGWNEFNKYMLVTEDFHVPTAVQRDTKGAHYDSLYHGYGGPIDVSFAANMFAGTQLPAVEASQRVWENLTRNSDAASGVTTGATIIPNMLHFDEWQNRSSAFTQYAQHQVQQRQNFVILTGHRVTQIVWKQDDGELIADGVHFQESAESTIHTVKARREVLLAAGSLQSPQILELSGVGDPAILQAAGITPKLNLAGVGKHMQEQTKNTLTFTAHPETDHNGTGPPSAIAFPSARQLLRSRAEEMYSTTTAGLADYANQLQSEGLVADADATHTILQTQLQNLFETTDSAAAEVFFTINPTTDQVGIDNWNLIVLSRGTCHINSSDPWQHPTVNPSYFRHPLDLTFQVAVNQQSREVFETEPLSNYVVDEVTPGKSVVPEGAGESEWEEWVKGSFTSVWHYVATLAMMKEEMGGVVDSRLKVYGIGNVRAVDASVVPIQLSAHLSSSLFGLAEKAAAMIKEDWE, encoded by the coding sequence ATGAAGTTCTCAATCACTACTGTGACTGCACTGGCAGCAAGTCTTACCCATGCACTTCCTTCAGGATACCAGTCTGCTATTCACAACGGCACAACTATGGGCATCACGAATTCATCATCTACAATCGCCAACCAGACCTTCGACTATGTCATTGCTGGAGGAGGACTGACAGGCTTGGTGGTTGCCAGTCGTCTTACTGAGGATCCCAAGGTCTCTGTGCTGGTGATCGAAGCCGGCCACGACAATCACGCCGACCCAAGGATCAACGATGTTCGGAACTATGGACAGTCCTTCTCGTCTGAACGACTTGACCATCAAATCTATTCTACTCCAATCGAATCACAAGACGGCAACGGCTTACAACTTGTAGCCGGAAAGACCCTTGGAGGGTCTGGCAGTATCAATGGAGCATCCTGGACGAAAGGAGCACGATCTCAGTACGATGTGCTTCCCCTGCTCACTGGTGACGACTCCTGGGGCTGGAACGAGTTCAACAAGTACATGTTGGTTACCGAAGACTTCCACGTGCCTACTGCAGTGCAAAGAGACACGAAGGGTGCTCATTACGACAGCTTGTACCACGGGTATGGCGGACCAATCGACGTCTCTTTTGCTGCGAACATGTTCGCTGGTACTCAGCTTCCAGCGGTCGAAGCTTCGCAGCGGGTTTGGGAGAATCTCACAAGAAATTCGGACGCTGCGTCTGGCGTAACCACAGGCGCTACAATAATCCCGAACATGCTACACTTCGACGAGTGGCAGAATCGTTCGAGCGCATTCACCCAATACGCGCAACATCAAGTCCAGCAAAGACAAAATTTCGTGATTCTCACCGGCCACCGCGTGACACAGATTGTCTGGAAGCAAGACGATGGCGAGCTCATTGCAGATGGGGTCCACTTTCAGGAGTCTGCAGAAAGCACAATCCACACCGTGAAAGCAAGACGCGAAGTCCTTTTGGCCGCTGGCTCCCTCCAGAGCCCTCAAATCCTCGAGCTCTCTGGCGTCGGCGATCCCGCCATCCTCCAGGCGGCTGGTATCACACCAAAGCTGAATCTCGCCGGTGTAGGAAAGCACATGCAAGAACAAACCAAAAACACCCTCACCTTCACCGCCCACCCGGAAACAGACCACAACGGCACCGGCCCTCCATCCGCTATCGCATTCCCGTCAGCACGCCAACTCCTCCGCTCCCGCGCTGAAGAGATGTACTCCACCACCACCGCAGGCCTTGCCGACTACGCCAACCAACTCCAATCGGAGGGCCTCGTCGCAGACGCTGACGCTACTCACACCATCCTCCAGACTCAACTCCAGAACCTCTTCGAGACAACCGACTCCGCCGCGGCGGAAGTCTTCTTCACCATTAATCCCACCACAGACCAAGTCGGAATCGACAACTGGAACCTCATCGTCCTGTCCCGTGGGACATGCCACATCAATTCAAGCGACCCATGGCAACACCCCACCGTCAACCCCTCCTATTTCCGCCATCCTCTGGACCTCACATTCCAAGTCGCCGTGAACCAACAGTCCCGCGAGGTCTTCGAGACGGAACCTCTCTCGAACTACGTCGTTGACGAAGTCACACCAGGAAAGAGCGTTGTCCCCGAGGGTGCAGGCGAGTCCGAGTGGGAGGAATGGGTCAAGGGCAGTTTTACGAGTGTGTGGCATTATGTGGCTACGTTGGCGATGATGAAGGAGGAGATGGGTGGTGTCGTGGATTCGCGGCTGAAGGTTTATGGGATTGGGAATGTGAGAGCTGTGGATGCGAGTGTGGTGCCGATTCAGCTGAGCGCGCATCTGAGTAGTAGTTTGTTTGGGCTGGCAGAGAAGGCGGCTGCTATGATTAAGGAGGATTGGGAGTAA
- a CDS encoding Short/branched chain specific acyl-CoA dehydrogenase, mitochondrial, whose product MASLAKTVRPLARAAASASSRTPVSRTAFSRSVPAARCLSSTTRRRDANESHTVDVEGLTPTPIFHLSEVEQMMKESVEKFANEEILPKVREMDEAEKMDPTIVEKLFEQGLMGVEIPEKYGGSGMNFTAAIVGIEELARVDPSVSVMCDVHNTLVNTAILKYGSEESKKKWLPQLATSTVGSFCLSEPASGSDAFAMKTKAQKTSDGYVINGSKMWITNSMEAGFFIVFANLYPEKGYKGITAFLVDKENPGLKIAKKEKKLGIKASSTCVIDFDDCAVPHGSLLGEEGHGYKYAIGLLNEGRIGIAAQMTGLAIGAFENAATYVWNDRKQFGSLVGEFQGMQHQLAQAWTEIVAARSLVYNASRKKEAGHDFVMDAAMAKLYASNVAGRVSGQAIEWMGGMGFVREGLAEKYWRDSKIGQIYEGTSNIQLTTIAKLLQREYTT is encoded by the exons ATGGCGTCCTTGGCGAAAACGGTGCGGCCACTTGCGAGAGCTGCTGCATCCGCATCATCGAGAACCCCGGTGAGCCGGACAGCCTTCTCGCGATCAGTACCAGC AGCACGATGCCTGTCCTCGACCACCCGACGACGGGATGCGAACGAATCACACACCGTCGACGTGGAAGGCCTTACACCGACACCCATCTTCCACCTTAGCGAAGTCGAGCAGATGATGAAAGAATCAGTGGAGAAGTTCGCAAATGAGGAGATCCTGCCCAAGGTCCGCGAGATGGACGAGGCAGAGAAGATGGACCCAACCATCGTGGAGAAGCTATTCGAGCAAGGTCTGATGGGCGTCGAGATCCCGGAGAAGTACGGTGGCTCAGGCATGAACTTCACCGCCGCAATCGTTGGCATCGAAGAGCTTGCGAGAGTTGATCCCAGCGTCAGCGTCATGTGCGATGTACACAATACCTTGGTAAACACTGCGATCCTGAAGTAcggaagcgaggagagcaAGAAGAAGTGGCTACCTCAGCTTGCTACCAGCACAGTTGGCTCTTTCTGCTTGTCAGAACCAGCGTCAGGATCAGACGCCTTTGCAATGAAGACCAAAGCCCAGAAGACATCTGATGGCTACGTGATCAATGGCAGCAAGATGTGGATCACAAACTCGATGGAAGCGGGATTCTTCATTGTGTTCGCGAATCTGTATCCAGAGAAAGGCTACAAGGGAATCACTGCGTTCTTGGTCGATAAGGAGAACCCAGGCCTCAAGATCGCgaagaaggagaagaagctTGGTATCAAGGCATCATCGACTTGTGTCATCGATTTCGACGACTGTGCAGTGCCGCACGGTAGTCTTCTCGGCGAGGAAGGACACGGATACAAGTACGCCATTGGGCTTCTGAATGAAGGTCGCATCGGTATTGCTGCTCAAATGACAGGACTCGCAATCGGTGCCTTCGAGAATGCGGCGACATATGTCTGGAACGACCGTAAGCAGTTCGGATCTCTTGTGGGAGAGTTCCAGGGCATGCAGCATCAGCTCGCCCAAGCCTGGACGGAAATTGTTGCCGCCCGGTCGCTCGTGTACAATGCATCGCGCAAAAAGGAAGCCGGCCACGACTTCGTCATGGATGCGGCAATGGCGAAGCTCTATGCCTCGAATGTAGCCGGTAGGGTGTCCGGTCAAGCCATCGAATGGATGGGTGGCATGGGCTTTGTAAGAGAAGGCCTGGCCGAAAAGTACTGGAGAGACAGCAAGATCGGACAGATATACGAGGGGACGAGCAACATTCAGCTCACAACCATCGCAAAGCTGCTCCAGCGCGAGTACACCACTTGA